The sequence GTGACAGTCAAAAGGGTATTATCATCGGTAAAAAGGGTGCCATGCTTAAAAAGATAGGCCAATTGGCCCGCCGTGACATTGAACTCATGCTGGGTGACAAAGTCTACCTCGAAACTTGGGTCAAGGTTAAGAAAAATTGGCGCGACAAGAAGCTAGACTTGGCTGACTTTGGCTATAATAAGAAGGAATACTAGAGCCTAAAAACAAGAGGCTTTAATAACCTGCTAATTTCAACAGGCAAGAAATAGAACACTATGAAAATTTAACACACAATACCGCACATATGGCTTGGAAGAAAGTGTGATAAAATGGTAAGTCAATTAGTTATTGAAGAAGCAGGTCAGCAAAATGCTAAAAGTATCATCTTTTTGCACGCCTCAGGTTCCAGCAGTAAGATGTGGCGACATCATATGTCTGCGCTTAAAAATGATTTTCACTGTATCGCAATAGACCTTCCGGGACATGGCAAGAGTCATGAGATAGAGTGGACAAATTTTGATGATGTTACGGAAATGATTGCTGATATTATCAAAAGAAAGGCGCACGGGAAGCCTCATCTAGTCGGGCTTTCACTGGGAGCCGGTCTTATTTTGAAACTATTAGAAAAACAAGCTGATCTATTTGATAGGGCGATTGTTGATGGCATCAGCCATCAACCAATAAAAGGCTATCGCAAAGTTATTGCTATGGTGCATCTTATTTCCTTAATAAAAAATACCAAATTCACTGCAAATCTTATGACTAAGATGATGCAGGAAAACGGCACACCAAAGGAAGAAAGTCAATTATTTGTTGCAGACTTGCAAAGAGCTTCACGTCAGTCTTTTTGCCGTGCCATGTCTCAAGCTAATTTGTTAAGGGTTGACCTAAGATTTGACAACCCGATTTTCTTTGTTTCAGGAAGTAAGGAATCTGAGACCATCCATCAGTCGCACCAATTATTAGCTCAGCAGAATGCCCAGAGTGGCTGTGCTTATTATCCTAATAAGGGTCATGCTTGGCTCTTTAGTGATGTGAAAACGCATATTCAGCTATTGTGCTACTTTTTTCAAGACAGTACATTTCCAGATAAATTGAAAGGATTCTAATTATGGACTACATTTCCTACATCCGCTCAAAAGTTGGTTACGACAAGGTTATCTTGACCTTTGTTAGATGAGTATTTTGATGACAGCTTTGCATTGGGTCATTAGAGTAAAAGTGCAAAACTAGGTCACGCCATTTCGAATCTTATTTTGAGTGTACTGGTACCAAATATAAATGAATAACGAAATGCTATAAGGAGGTCTTAAAATGGATTATTTAGATATGTTAATTGATAGTCTCAACCGGGCTAGAGAACGTTTTTGGCGTATGTTTAAAGGAGTGACAGTAGAGCAAGCTAATTGTTTCCCAGTTGCTGATACTGCACCGCAGATAAAATCACTGACTTGGCTAGCATGGCATACAGCGCGCGAATTGGATTTGCAGATTTCAGCTTTGGCAGGTCAGGAGTCCATCTGGGACAGTCAAGGTTTTAAGGAGTATTTTCCTTTTGAAGTAGCAGAATCAGAAGATGGTTGGGATCACAGCTTAGAGCAAGCCCGAAGAATTAAGGTCGATCACTTAGATGATGTTTTAGACTATCTCAATGATGCGACTGATTTTGCCATTCTTTATTTGAAATCACTTGATCCAGAGTGTCTAGATGATATTGTAGATGATTCTTGGACACCAGCTGTGACGCGTGGTGTACGCTTGGTTTCCATCATTGATGATGCTGCTATGCACTCAGGACAAGCTATTTATGCTCGTCGTTTGCTTGGTTTGAAGGATTAGATTTTTGAAAAATAGCAGAGCGGTAAGAACGTTTAGAAAAAGGAGCAATCATGCCAGAATTACCAGAGGTTGAAACGGTCAGGCGCGGCTTGGAGCATTTGATTGTTGGCAAAAAAATTGTATCGGTAGAGGTTCGTGTGCCCAAAATGGTCAAAACGGGTGTAGAAGATTTTCAGCTGGACATTTTAGGACAAATTTTTGAAAGTATTGATCGCCGTGGTAAATATCTCCTTTTAAATCTCAATAAGCAGACCATTATTTCTCATCTGCGCATGGAAGGCAAGTATTTGCTTTTTGAAAATGAGGTGCCTGACAATAAGCATTTTCATCTTTTCTTAGGTCTGGATGATGGGTCAACCATGGTCTATCAGGATGTCCGCAAATTTGGTACCTTTGAATTATTGCCTAAGAGTCAGGTCGAGGCTTATTTTATTCAGAAAAAAATTGGTCCTGAACCCAAGGCCGAAGACTTTAAGCTCAAGCCTTTTGAAGAAGGACTGGCCAAATCGCACAAGGCCATCAAAACATTACTTTTGGATCAGCATTTGGTGGCTGGACTTGGCAATATCTATGTGGATGAGGTCTTGTGGGCAAGTCAGATTCATCCAGAACGTCCTGCTTCCGGTTTAACTGAGGAAGAAGCCGTGCTATTGCGTCAGCAAATTATTCGTATCATGCAGCTGGCCATTAAAAATGGCGGTTCGACCATTCGCACTTATCGCAATGCTCTTGGCGAAGATGGCAGTATGCAGGATTTCTTACAAGTTTATGGAAAGACAGATCAGCCTTGTGGGCGCTGTGCCACGCCTATTGAGAAAATTAAAGTAGGAGGGAGAGGGACGCATTTTTGCCCATCCTGCCAAAAATGATGACAAAGATTATTGGAATTACAGGCGGTATTGCTTCTGGCAAGTCAACGATTACAGCTTATCTCAGGCAAAAGGGTTATCAGGTTATTGATGCTGACCAAGTCGTGCATGATTTACAGACCAAGGGTGGTAAGCTTTATCAGGCCTTGGTCAACTGGTTGGGCACAGCTGTCCTCAATGAAACTGGTGAGCTCAACCGTCCAAAATTGTCTCAACTCATTTTTTCCAGTTCAGACAATTTAGCCAAATCTTCTCAGCTACAAAATACCATTATTCGACAAGAATTGGAGAATAGACGGAACCAGCTGGCTAAGACAGAAGAAATTTTCTTTATGGATATTCCGCTTTTGATTGAGCAGGATTATATGGACTGGTTTGATGAGATATGGTTAATAGCGGTAAGCCCAGAGATACAAATAAAACGACTGAAGCAGCGAAATGGCTATTCGCAAGAAGAAGCGCAGCAGCGCCTTGCCAGTCAAATGTCCTTGCAGGCCAAAAAGGCTTATGCCAATCAAGTGATTGATAATAATAAAACAGTTGAGGATATGAAAATGCAAGTGGATAGTCAACTGAGGAGATTGCAAAATGAATGACATTTACTTTGATGACAATTGTCATAACTGGAATGACGCGTCCGCCTGCATGAAGAAGCAGGTTATGGTATTGAAAACAATTTAAAAGTTACTTATGCCATTTTTTATTTTGTTTCGTTAAACAGAGGATTAAAACATCAGGTTTCATAAATTATGTTATAATGACATGTGGTATTTTAGAAGGAAGATGATCGTATTATAACAACAGTTAATTGGAAGAAAAACCTTTTGATAGCTTGGTTCGGTAGCTTTTTTACTGGAGCAAGCTTTTCACTTGTCATGCCTTTTATGGCTTTATTTGTTGAGGAATTAGGCGTAAAAGGTGATTTGGTCAAACTCTATGCAGGCCTTGCAGTATCAATTTCAGCCTTGGCTTCTGCTCTTTTTGCACCTGTTTGGGGACGTTTGGCAGACCGTTATGGACGCAAGCCCATGATGATTCGAGCTAGTCTTGTCATGACTTTTACCATGGGCGGTCTAGCTTTTGTGACGGATGTCTATGGGCTGCTTTTTTTACGTTTGCTTAATGGGATGTTTGCGGGTTATGTGCCAAATGCCAATACACTTATTGCTTCTCAGGCTCCTAAAAATGAATCAGGTTCTGCTCTTGGAACTTTAGCTACTGGTGTTATTGCCGGCAGTCTAATTGGTCCTCTTATGGGCGGCATGCTTGCTGAATTTTTAGGCATTCGCAATGTCTTTCTCTTGGTTGGCACTTTGCTTTTATTGGTAATGCTGCTGACAACCTTTTTTATTCAGGAAGATTTCCGACCTGTACCTAAGAAAGATATCTTATCTACTAAAGAACTTTTTGCTCAAATTAAAGATCGGCAAATACTATTGGGGCTTTTTGTTACCAGTATGATTATTCAAATTTCAGCTCAGTCTGTTGCCCCTATTTTGGCACTTTATATTAGATATTTAGGGCAAAGGGACAATCTGATGTTAATTGCGGGCTTAATTGTGTCTGCTATGGGCTTTTCCAGCATTATTTCCAGTTCAAGATTTGGGAAATTAGGTGATAAAATTGGCAATCACCGTATGTTATTAGCAGGTCTTTTTTATTGTGGTATTATTTATTTGATTCTTGCACAGTCAAAAACACCTCTGCAATTAGGCATTTGGCGCTTTCTTTTGGTTTTGGTACTGGAGCCCTCATGCCAAGTGTTAATGCTCTATTAACAAAACTAACACCTAAGGAAGGTATCTCCAGAATCTTTAGCTACAATCAGATGTTTACCAACTTTGGTCAGGTATTGGGCCCTTTTGTAGGATCAACTGTAGCAGCAGGCTGGGGTTATCGCTGGGTCTTTTATGCTACAGGAGCTATTGTTCTTTTCAATTTTATATGGAGTCTTGTTAATTTTAGAAACTATTTGAAAGTTAGGGAAATTTAGTGCGTATCAAGATTAATCTGCAATGTTCACATTGTGGCAGTAAAATTATTTGACGAGTAAAAATAAGAAAAATCATCCAGAAAAAATTCAGGTTCCTAAATATTGTCCTAAGGAAAGAAAGGTGACCTTGCATATTGAATCCTAAGCTGAAATATGTTAAAATGACTAAGATTATAGTGGAGGAAGTAAGGACATGTACAACTTTTTAGTAACAGCATTGCTAGTGTTATCCTTTATCTTGGTAATTGCTATTTTTATGCAGCCTCAAAAGAATCCTAGCAGCAATGTTTTTGATAACAGTGGATCAGAAGCTTTATTTGAGCGTACAAAGGCTCGAGGTTTTGAAGCTTTTATGCAGCGTTTTACAGCTATTTTAGTCTTCTTTTGGCTTGCGATTGCCTTGGCAATTGTTGTTTTATCAAGTAAATAAAAAGGGGTTGGGAAAGTAGTCTCAACTCCTAAGTTTTTGTTAGAGTCATTTAGCTTATCTTTTATGACCTTCTTAGCTCGCTTTGCCATATTTTAAATACTGACTAGTACTAAAAGGCAATTGAAAAACTATAATAGAAAAAGACTGGATACAGATGTTTGAGTAATTTGAAGTAGGCTGTTCCAATTATGCTTGTTTTTTAGTCCACTGAACATTAAAGCGAATAAATTTGCAGAAGGTGGGAGTATACCAAGGTTACCACCTAAAATAAGAGAGTGATGGGAACCTTAATGATATTTTCAGGTTTTCTTCCTCTCTTTTTTAAAATACTAAAGAAAGAATTGAAATGAAAGAAAAAATTATTACTTATTTAGAAGAGAAGGGGAAATCAAGTGTTGATGATTTAGCCAGCAGTTTAAATATGGCTGGTGCTCAAAAATTTCCTTCTCTTATCAAAGAGATTTCCAAGCTCGAAAGTAAAGGTAAATTGCGCTTTGAGCAAGATGGCACAATCTCACTTAGAAAGACGAAAGAAAAGAAAGACCAAGTTACTGTCACAGGCATTTTTCGTGCTAATAAGGCGGGTTTTGGATTTGTCAGTATCGACGAAGCAGAAGAAGATCTTTTTATCGGCCGTAATGATGTTGGTCATGCAGTTGATGGTGATACGGTAGAGGTAGCGATTAAAAAAATTGCTGATCGCCTTAAAGGAACGGCAGCAGAGGCGCGTGTTGTTAAGATTGTTGAGCACAGTTTAAAAACAGTTGTCGGCCGTTTTGTTTTGGATGATGAAAAGCCTCCCTATATTGGCTATATTAAGAGTAAAAATCAAAAAATTACACAAAAGATTTATATCAAAAAAGAACCCATTGTTTTAGATGGGACTGAGATTATTAAGGTAGCAATTGAAAAGTATCCAACGCGGCGTTATGATTATTTTGTGGCTAGTGTTGAGGATGTGATTGGTCATCAGGACGATGTCGGAATAGATGTTTTGGAAGTTTTGGAATCCATGGACATCGTGTCTGAATTTCCTGACGCTGTTTTAAAAGAAGCCCAGTCTGTTCCGGATGCTCCTAGTGAGAAAGATTTGATCGGTCGAGTAGATTTACGCAAAGAGGTTACTTTTACCATTGATGGGGCGGATGCTAAAGATTTGGATGATGCGGTTCATGTCAAATTATTAGATAATGGCAATTTTGAGCTCGGTGTTCATATTGCCGATGTTTCTTATTATGTCAAGGAAGGCTCAGCTTTGGATGGTGAAGCCTTAGCTAGAGGAACCAGTGTTTATGTGACTGACCGTGTGGTTCCTATGCTACCTGAACGTTTGTCTAATGGCATTTGTTCCCTCAATCCTAATCTTGACCGTCTGACGCAGTCTGCTATTATGGAAATAGATAAGGACGGTCATGTGCTCCATTATCAGATTACTCAAACTGTTATCAATACTAGTTTTCGTATGACTTACAGTGATGTCAATGCTATTATTGCAGGGGACAAAGAACTGACAGAGCGATACGACAAGATTGTGCCATCTATTCACTATATGGTGACCTTGCATAAGATTTTAGAAAAGATGCGTGAGAGACGCGGAGCCCTTAATTTTGATACCTCAGAAGCCAAAATTTTGGTTAATGATAAAGGCTTTCCTATGGACATTGTGCTGCGTCAGCGTGGTTTAGCTGAGCGAATGATTGAGTCTTTCATGCTGGCAGCCAATGAATGTGTGGCTGAGCATTTTGCTAAGAAAAATCTTCCTTTTATCTACCGAATCCATGAAGAACCTAAGGCTGAAAAGTTACAGAAATTTATGGACTATGCGAGCATTTTTGGTGTCAGTATTCAGGGAACAGCCAGTAAAATCAGCCAGACAGCTCTGCAAGATTTTATGAAAAAAATCGAGGGGCGACCGGGCAGTGATGTTCTTTCCATGATGTTACTGCGTTCTATGCAGCAGGCGCGTTATGCTGAGCATAATCATGGCCATTATGGTTTGGCAGCGCAATACTATACGCATTTTACCAGTCCAATTCGCCGTTATCCAGACCTTTTGGTGCATCGCTTGGTGCGTGAATACGATAAAGCGAATTCTGAGAAAGTGGAGCATTTTGCACAAATTATCCCTGAAATTGCCAGTCAAACCAGCAGTTTGGAACGTCGTGCCATTGATGCTGAGCGTGTTGTTGAGGCCATGAAAAAAGCAGAATATATGGAAGAATATGTAGGGCAAGAATTCACTGGTGTCGTCTCCAGTGTTGTCAAATTCGGTCTTTTTGTAGAACTGTCTAATACCATTGAAGGTCTCATTCATATGACGACCCTACCAGAATTTTATCA comes from Streptococcus troglodytae and encodes:
- a CDS encoding alpha/beta hydrolase, whose translation is MVSQLVIEEAGQQNAKSIIFLHASGSSSKMWRHHMSALKNDFHCIAIDLPGHGKSHEIEWTNFDDVTEMIADIIKRKAHGKPHLVGLSLGAGLILKLLEKQADLFDRAIVDGISHQPIKGYRKVIAMVHLISLIKNTKFTANLMTKMMQENGTPKEESQLFVADLQRASRQSFCRAMSQANLLRVDLRFDNPIFFVSGSKESETIHQSHQLLAQQNAQSGCAYYPNKGHAWLFSDVKTHIQLLCYFFQDSTFPDKLKGF
- a CDS encoding mycothiol transferase, with the translated sequence MDYLDMLIDSLNRARERFWRMFKGVTVEQANCFPVADTAPQIKSLTWLAWHTARELDLQISALAGQESIWDSQGFKEYFPFEVAESEDGWDHSLEQARRIKVDHLDDVLDYLNDATDFAILYLKSLDPECLDDIVDDSWTPAVTRGVRLVSIIDDAAMHSGQAIYARRLLGLKD
- the mutM gene encoding DNA-formamidopyrimidine glycosylase yields the protein MPELPEVETVRRGLEHLIVGKKIVSVEVRVPKMVKTGVEDFQLDILGQIFESIDRRGKYLLLNLNKQTIISHLRMEGKYLLFENEVPDNKHFHLFLGLDDGSTMVYQDVRKFGTFELLPKSQVEAYFIQKKIGPEPKAEDFKLKPFEEGLAKSHKAIKTLLLDQHLVAGLGNIYVDEVLWASQIHPERPASGLTEEEAVLLRQQIIRIMQLAIKNGGSTIRTYRNALGEDGSMQDFLQVYGKTDQPCGRCATPIEKIKVGGRGTHFCPSCQK
- the coaE gene encoding dephospho-CoA kinase (Dephospho-CoA kinase (CoaE) performs the final step in coenzyme A biosynthesis.) is translated as MTKIIGITGGIASGKSTITAYLRQKGYQVIDADQVVHDLQTKGGKLYQALVNWLGTAVLNETGELNRPKLSQLIFSSSDNLAKSSQLQNTIIRQELENRRNQLAKTEEIFFMDIPLLIEQDYMDWFDEIWLIAVSPEIQIKRLKQRNGYSQEEAQQRLASQMSLQAKKAYANQVIDNNKTVEDMKMQVDSQLRRLQNE
- the secG gene encoding preprotein translocase subunit SecG, with translation MYNFLVTALLVLSFILVIAIFMQPQKNPSSNVFDNSGSEALFERTKARGFEAFMQRFTAILVFFWLAIALAIVVLSSK
- the rnr gene encoding ribonuclease R, which encodes MKEKIITYLEEKGKSSVDDLASSLNMAGAQKFPSLIKEISKLESKGKLRFEQDGTISLRKTKEKKDQVTVTGIFRANKAGFGFVSIDEAEEDLFIGRNDVGHAVDGDTVEVAIKKIADRLKGTAAEARVVKIVEHSLKTVVGRFVLDDEKPPYIGYIKSKNQKITQKIYIKKEPIVLDGTEIIKVAIEKYPTRRYDYFVASVEDVIGHQDDVGIDVLEVLESMDIVSEFPDAVLKEAQSVPDAPSEKDLIGRVDLRKEVTFTIDGADAKDLDDAVHVKLLDNGNFELGVHIADVSYYVKEGSALDGEALARGTSVYVTDRVVPMLPERLSNGICSLNPNLDRLTQSAIMEIDKDGHVLHYQITQTVINTSFRMTYSDVNAIIAGDKELTERYDKIVPSIHYMVTLHKILEKMRERRGALNFDTSEAKILVNDKGFPMDIVLRQRGLAERMIESFMLAANECVAEHFAKKNLPFIYRIHEEPKAEKLQKFMDYASIFGVSIQGTASKISQTALQDFMKKIEGRPGSDVLSMMLLRSMQQARYAEHNHGHYGLAAQYYTHFTSPIRRYPDLLVHRLVREYDKANSEKVEHFAQIIPEIASQTSSLERRAIDAERVVEAMKKAEYMEEYVGQEFTGVVSSVVKFGLFVELSNTIEGLIHMTTLPEFYQFNERTLSLHGEKSGKVFRVGQSIKVKVLKADKETGDIDFAYLPSDFDVIEKFSHSKKNKPRPSRRGGDSKTKADKRSKQSTLSQKKKKKPFYKEAVKKGGKHGKGSRKRRRSK